A region from the Arachis ipaensis cultivar K30076 chromosome B01, Araip1.1, whole genome shotgun sequence genome encodes:
- the LOC107638050 gene encoding pyruvate, phosphate dikinase, chloroplastic has translation MCSSVGIGKGILIRSTPDVCSNNNKKKRELLFYGKRSTSRGVVLWQEELQLLCFGSNSSSSSTGSSRYPAIRGQVILTPPTTKKRVFTFGKGRSEGNKAMKSLLGGKGANLAEMATIGLSVPPGLTISTEACQEYQHNGKKLPDGLWDEILEGLTFVEAEMAASLGNPSRPLLLSVRSGAAISMPGMMDTVLNLGLNDEVVAGLAAKSGERFAYDSYRRFLDMFGDVVLGIPHSLFEEKLENLKNKKGAKLDTDLTASDLKDLVEQYKNVYLEANGENFPSDPKKQLELAVKAVFNSWDSPRAIKYRSINQINGLKGTAVNIQTMVFGNMGTTSGTGVLFTRNPSTGEKKLYGEFLINAQGEDVVAGIRTPEDLETMKNCMPEAYKELEENCKILEKHYKDMMDIEFTVQENRLWMLQCRSGKRTGKGAVKIAVDMVNEGLVDIRSAIKMVEPRHLDQLLHPQFEDPSAYKDNVIATGLPASPGAAIGVSFLFYLFKVRTETSPEDVGGMHAASGILTARGGMTSHAAVVARGWGKCCVSGCSDVLVNDIEKVVVIGDTVIPEGEWISLNGSTGEVILGKQPLSPPALSDDLATFMSWADEIRHLKVMANADTPEDALTARQNGAQGIGLCRTEHMFFASDERIKAVRMMIMAITPEQRKAALDLLLPYQRSDFEGIFRAMDGLPVTIRLLDPPLHEFLPEGDLEHIVSELTSETGMKEEEIFSRIEKLSEVNPMLGFRGCRLGISYPELTEMQARAVFQAAVSVSNHGIKVLPEIMVPLIGTPQELRHQVSLIRNVAEKVFSEMGSSLSYKVGTMIEVPRAALVADEIADEAEFFSFGTNDLTQMTFGYSRDDVGKFLPIYLSSGILQSDPFEVLDQKGVGQLIKLCTEKGRAVRPNLKVGICGEHGGEPSSVAFFAQIGLDYVSCSPFRVPIARLAAAQVAV, from the exons ATGTGTTCCTCGGTAGGCATAGGGAAGGGAATACTGATAAGGAGTACACCAGATGTTTGCAGTAATAACAATAAGAAGAAGAGGGAGCTACTGTTCTATGGGAAAAGAAGCACCAGCAGAGGAGTAGTGCTGTGGCAGGAGGAGTTGCAGTTGTTGTGCTTTGGATccaactcatcatcatcatcaacaggaTCATCACGTTACCCTGCAATACGTGGACAAGTTATCCTTACCCCACCCACAACCAAAAAG CGTGTATTCACATTTGGCAAGGGCAGAAGTGAAGGAAACAAGGCCATGAAATCCTTG TTGGGAGGAAAGGGGGCAAACCTGGCAGAAATGGCAACCATTGGATTGTCAGTTCCTCCGGGACTAACGATATCAACGGAAGCTTGTCAAGAATATCAGCACAATGGCAAGAAGTTACCTGATGGCCTCTGGGATGAGATACTTGAAGGCCTCACTTTTGTGGAAGCAGAGATGGCGGCCTCTCTTGGGAATCCTTCTAGACCTCTCCTCCTCTCTGTCCGCTCTGGCGCTGCA ATTTCCATGCCTGGAATGATGGACACAGTTCTCAATCTTGGACTCAATGATGAAGTCGTTGCTGGCTTGGCTGCAAAGAGTGGAGAGCGCTTTGCTTACGATTCATATAGACGATTCTTAGACATGTTTGGAGATGTT GTTTTGGGCATTCCACATTCGTTGTTTGAGGAGAAGTTAGAAAATCTAAAGAACAAAAAAGGTGCCAAACTTGACACTGATCTAACAGCATCTGATCTCAAAGATCTGGTTGAGCAGTACAAGAATGTCTACCTTGAAGCCAATGGAGAAAATTTTCCCTCAG ACCCGAAGAAGCAGCTCGAGCTAGCCGTGAAAGCTGTTTTCAATTCTTGGGATAGCCCAAGGGCTATTAAGTACAGGAGCATTAATCAAATAAATGGACTAAAGGGAACTGCTGTGAACATTCAAACTATGGTGTTTGGTAACATGGGGACGACTTCTGGAACTGGTGTCTTGTTCACTAGAAATCCAAGTACTGGAGAAAAGAAACTCTATGGAGAGTTTCTGATTAATGCTCAG GGAGAGGATGTAGTTGCTGGAATCAGGACACCTGAAGATTTGGAGACTATGAAAAATTGCATGCCCGAAGCATACAAGGAACTTGAGGAGAATTGCAAAATTCTGGAGAAGCACTACAAGGATATGATG GATATTGAGTTCACAGTTCAAGAAAATAGGTTGTGGATGTTGCAATGTCGAAGTGGAAAGCGTACTGGCAAAGGTGCTGTTAAAATAGCTGTAGACATGGTTAATGAAGGGCTTGTTGATATTCGGTCTGCAATCAAGATGGTAGAGCCAAGGCATCTTGATCAGCTTCTCCACCCACAA TTTGAGGATCCATCTGCTTACAAGGACAACGTGATAGCTACCGGCTTACCTGCATCCCCTGGAGCTGCA ATTGGAGTTtcattcctattttatttattcaaggTGAGGACAGAGACAAGTCCAGAGGATGTAGGGGGTATGCATGCAGCTTCTGGAATCTTGACAGCTAGAGGTGGTATGACATCTCATGCTGCCGTTGTAGCTCGCGGATGGGGAAAGTGTTGTGTGTCTGGCTGCTCTGATGTCCTCGTAAATGATATTGAGAAG GTTGTTGTAATTGGTGATACAGTGATTCCGGAAGGTGAATGGATATCACTGAATGGATCCACCGGTGAGGTGATACTAGGTAAGCAGCCACTTTCGCCTCCGGCACTAAGTGATGACCTTGCAACCTTCATGTCTTGGGCTGATGAAATAAGGCATCTGAAG GTAATGGCAAATGCTGACACACCGGAAGATGCATTAACAGCAAGACAGAATGGTGCTCAGGGAATTGGACTATGCAGGACAGAACACATG TTTTTTGCTTCGGACGAGAGGATAAAGGCTGTGAGAATGATGATAATGGCCATCACACCGGAACAAAGGAAAGCTGCACTTGACCTTTTGCTACCTTATCAAAGATCAGATTTCGAGGGAATTTTCCGAGCAATGGATGGTCTCCCGGTGACAATCCGATTGTTGGATCCTCCGCTTCATGAGTTTCTTCCGGAGGGTGACTTGGAGCACATTGTCAGTGAGCTAACTTCTGAGACAGGCATGAAGGAAGAAGAAATCTTCTCTAGGATTGAAAAACTCTCAGAAGTGAATCCCATGCTTGGTTTTCGTGGCTGCAG GCTGGGAATATCATATCCTGAATTAACTGAGATGCAGGCACGTGCAGTCTTCCAAGCTGCTGTTTCAGTGAGTAACCATGGCATTAAAGTCCTTCCTGAGATAATGGTTCCACTTATTGGTACACCTCAG GAATTAAGGCATCAAGTGAGTTTAATAAGGAATGTTGCTGAGAAAGTTTTCTCTGAGATGGGTTCCTCTTTAAGCTACAAGGTTGGAACAATGATTGAAGTTCCCAGAGCTGCACTAGTTGCAGATGAG ATTGCTGATGAAGCTGAGTTCTTTTCATTTGGAACCAATGACCTTACCCAAATGACATTTGGGTACAGTAGAGATGATGTTGGAAAATTTCTTCCGATTTACCTATCAAGCGGCATTCTGCAGAGTGATCCATTTGAG GTACTTGACCAAAAAGGAGTGGGTCAACTCATCAAGCTTTGCACAGAAAAGGGTCGTGCTGTCAGACCAAACTTAAAG GTTGGAATATGTGGAGAGCATGGTGGGGAGCCATCTTCTGTTGCATTCTTTGCTCAAATTGGTCTTGACTATGTCTCATGCTCTCCTTTTAG GGTTCCAATTGCTAGGCTTGCAGCAGCTCAAGTTGCAGTTTAA
- the LOC110266972 gene encoding extensin-like, with product MENNSGYFFMAFGQVGKVRSKDREVYVEQPPGFENKEHSNHVLDRTFTPSPSPPTTPHRCDPMARTKNTPRFPASAKPTPPPKATPSKPGSSKPSSAKPGSSKGKRQATEEPIPEPSQPKSRPNVNSPNGIKGIQQRILG from the exons ATGGAAAACAATTCCGGTTACTTCttcatggctttcggtcaagttgGAAAAGTCAGAAGCAAAG atagagaagtttATGTGGAacagcctcctggttttgaaaataaagagcattctaaTCATGTTTTAGACCGCACCTTTaccccttctccttctcctcctaccaCTCCTCATCGCTGTGACCCCATGGCTCGGACCAAAAACACTCCAAGGTTCCCTGCCTCTGCCAAGCCGACGCCACCACCAAAGGCCACACCTTCCAAGCCTGGCTCCTCAAAACCAAGTTCAGCGAAGCCTGGCTCCTCCAAAGGCAAACGTCAGGCGACTGAGGAACCCATACCCGAACCATCTCAACCAAAATCCAG ACCAAATGTTAATAGCCCAAATGGAATAAAAGGCATTCAGCAAAGAATATTGGgctga
- the LOC107637999 gene encoding putative E3 ubiquitin-protein ligase RF298 isoform X3, translating to MVSLVASGSSQMSPSVSVQEKGSRNKRKFRADPPLGESNKIIPSPQSECLGYEFSAEKFEIAPAHGQAAACDLCSISQDHSADGLKLDLGLYSPGSASEVGPSHLKEGLEADEFNDADWNDLTEAQLEELVLSNLDTIFKSAIKKIAALGYTEEIATKAILRSGICYGYKDTESNIIDNAVAFLRNSQEIDPSREHYFEDLVQLEKYILAELVCVLREVRPFFSIGDAMWCLLICDMNVSHACAMDGDPLSCLGSDGTMDGGSSSQMELQSTAEIKVPEFSFPNPCKSIPAGSHNSQSKKPFAVGIPGMNNSKNSHVLGGGLLENGGTTFGSDCVNKAFTTVATSQSPLVDEKWGNVRKFHSGSTKRDYVLRQKSFHVEKNYRTYGSKGSSRGGKLSSFGSLILDKKLKSVSESSTINLKSASLQISKAMGVDVIQDNNANFSSPAGPSVSTSFRLDSAPDLISRSTNTSYSVHAANTLPAFSSPAPLSATDTDLSLSLSSRIKSSPAPVYVNKEAPSSSHVGLSSDKPLGQRVPQDRKDEMILKLVPRVRELQNQLQEWTEWANQKVMQAARRLGKDKAELKTLRQEKEEVERLKKEKQSLEENTLKKLSEMENALCKASGQVERANAAVRKLEVENAALRREMEAAKLRAAETAASCQEVSKREKKTQMKFQSWEKQKSLFQEELVTEKRKLAQLLQELEQSKVQQEQAEGKYHTG from the exons ATGGTTTCATTGGTTGCCAGTGGCAGCAGTCAAATGTCTCCTTCAGTTTCTGTCCAAGAAAAAGGAAGTAGAAATAAGAGAAAATTCAGGGCTGATCCTCCTTTGGGGGAGTCCAATAAGATTATTCCTTCACCCCAAAGTGAGTGCCTTGGTTATGAATTCTCTGCTGAGAAGTTTGAAATTGCCCCGGCTCATGGGCAAGCCGCGGCTTGTGACCTGTGTAGTATTAGCCAGGATCATTCTGCCGATGGATTGAAGCTTGATCTTGGGTTGTATAGTCCTGGAAGTGCATCTGAGGTCGGGCCTAGTCATCTAAAGGAAGGACTCGAGGCAGATGAATTCAACGATGCTGATTGGAATGATCTCACTGAAGCCCAATTGGAAGAGCTTGTCTTGAGTAATTTGGACACCATTTTCAAGAGTGCAATAAAAAAAATTGCTGCATTGGGATATACAGAAGAAATTGCAACTAAGGCCATCTTGAGGTCTGGCATCTGCTATGGATATAAAGATACTGAGTCTAATATAATTGATAATGCTGTAGCATTTCTTAGAAACAGCCAAGAGATTGATCCTTCACGCGAGCACTATTTTGAAGATTTAGTGCAGCTTGAGAAGTATATCTTAGCTGAATTGGTTTGTGTACTTAGAGAGGTTAGGCCATTCTTCAGTATCGGCGATGCAATGTGGTGTTTGTTAATTTGCGACATGAATGTGTCACATGCTTGTGCAATGGATGGTGACCCTTTAAGTTGTTTAGGTAGTGATGGCACTATGGATGGTGGTTCATCTAGCCAAATGGAATTGCAATCAACAGCAGAAATAAAAGTTCCTGAGTTCAGTTTTCCAAATCCTTGTAAATCGATTCCTGCAGGTTCTCATAATTCTCAATCCAAGAAACCCTTCGCGGTGGGAATTCCTGGCATGAATAACTCAAAGAATTCTCATGTTCTTGGTGGTGGACTCTTAGAGAATGGGGGTACCACTTTTGGATCTGATTGTGTTAATAAAGCTTTTACTACTGTTGCAACATCTCAATCTCCCCTGGTCGATGAAAAATGGGGGAATGTTAGGAAGTTCCATTCTGGCAGCACCAAGAGGGACTATGTTCTTCGACAAAAGTCGTTTCATGTGGAAAAGAATTATCGGACTTATGGATCCAAAGGGTCTTCAAGAGGAGGGAAGCTGAGTAGCTTTGGTAGTTTAATCTTGGATAAGAAACTTAAATCTGTGTCAGAATCTTCTACGATAAATTTAAAGAGTGCATCCTTACAGATAAGTAAGGCAATGGGGGTTGATGTGATTCAAGACAATAATGCTAATTTCTCATCCCCTGCCGGACCATCTGTCTCGACTTCATTCCGGTTGGATTCTGCTCCTGATCTCATCTCTAGATCGACCAATACTTCGTATTCAGTACATGCAGCAAATACTCTACCTGCATTCAGTAGTCCAGCTCCTTTATCAGCTACAGATACTGATCTTTCTCTTTCATTGTCTTCAAGAATCAAGTCTTCTCCGGCACCTGTCTACGTCAATAAGGAGGCACCTAGTAGTAGTCATGTGGGTTTATCATCTGACAAGCCCCTTGGTCAACGGGTACCACAAGATAGAAAGGATGAAATGATTTTGAAGCTGGTTCCAAGGGTTCGTGAGCTGCAAAATCAACTTCAAGAATGGACTGAATGGGCCAATCAAAAGGTTATGCAGGCTGCTCGTCGGCTGGGTAAGGATAAGGCTGAGCTCAAGACACTTCGACAAGAGAAAGAGGAAGTTGAGCGTCTTAAGAAAGAGAAACAATCTCTGGAAGAAAACACTCTGAAGAAGCTTTCCGAGATGGAAAATGCCTTATGCAAAGCAAGTGGACAGGTAGAGCGAGCTAATGCTGCTGTTAGGAAGCTTGAGGTTGAGAATGCTGCTTTAAGGAGAGAGATGGAGGCTGCTAAACTACGTGCTGCAGAAACTGCCGCAAGCTGTCAGGAGGTctcaaaaagggaaaagaaaaccCAAATGAAGTTTCAGTCTTGGGAGAAACAGAAATCCTTGTTTCAGGAAGAGCTAGTTACCGAAAAACGTAAATTAGCGCAGCTGCTGCAGGAACTAGAGCAATCTAAGGTGCAACAGGAACAAGCTGAG GGCAAATATCACACAGGCTAG
- the LOC107637999 gene encoding putative E3 ubiquitin-protein ligase RF298 isoform X2, with protein MSPSVSVQEKGSRNKRKFRADPPLGESNKIIPSPQSECLGYEFSAEKFEIAPAHGQAAACDLCSISQDHSADGLKLDLGLYSPGSASEVGPSHLKEGLEADEFNDADWNDLTEAQLEELVLSNLDTIFKSAIKKIAALGYTEEIATKAILRSGICYGYKDTESNIIDNAVAFLRNSQEIDPSREHYFEDLVQLEKYILAELVCVLREVRPFFSIGDAMWCLLICDMNVSHACAMDGDPLSCLGSDGTMDGGSSSQMELQSTAEIKVPEFSFPNPCKSIPAGSHNSQSKKPFAVGIPGMNNSKNSHVLGGGLLENGGTTFGSDCVNKAFTTVATSQSPLVDEKWGNVRKFHSGSTKRDYVLRQKSFHVEKNYRTYGSKGSSRGGKLSSFGSLILDKKLKSVSESSTINLKSASLQISKAMGVDVIQDNNANFSSPAGPSVSTSFRLDSAPDLISRSTNTSYSVHAANTLPAFSSPAPLSATDTDLSLSLSSRIKSSPAPVYVNKEAPSSSHVGLSSDKPLGQRVPQDRKDEMILKLVPRVRELQNQLQEWTEWANQKVMQAARRLGKDKAELKTLRQEKEEVERLKKEKQSLEENTLKKLSEMENALCKASGQVERANAAVRKLEVENAALRREMEAAKLRAAETAASCQEVSKREKKTQMKFQSWEKQKSLFQEELVTEKRKLAQLLQELEQSKVQQEQAEARWQQEAKAKEELLLQAISIKKEREQIEESAKSKEDMIKLKAERNLLKYRDDIHKLEKEIAQLRLKTDSSKIAALRMGIDGSYAGRFADLKNVAAMGGPRNSFIRELVSDYSVTSGGVKRERECVMCLSEEMSVVFLPCAHQVVCTTCNELHEKQGMQDCPSCRSPIQRRIAVRYTHT; from the exons ATGTCTCCTTCAGTTTCTGTCCAAGAAAAAGGAAGTAGAAATAAGAGAAAATTCAGGGCTGATCCTCCTTTGGGGGAGTCCAATAAGATTATTCCTTCACCCCAAAGTGAGTGCCTTGGTTATGAATTCTCTGCTGAGAAGTTTGAAATTGCCCCGGCTCATGGGCAAGCCGCGGCTTGTGACCTGTGTAGTATTAGCCAGGATCATTCTGCCGATGGATTGAAGCTTGATCTTGGGTTGTATAGTCCTGGAAGTGCATCTGAGGTCGGGCCTAGTCATCTAAAGGAAGGACTCGAGGCAGATGAATTCAACGATGCTGATTGGAATGATCTCACTGAAGCCCAATTGGAAGAGCTTGTCTTGAGTAATTTGGACACCATTTTCAAGAGTGCAATAAAAAAAATTGCTGCATTGGGATATACAGAAGAAATTGCAACTAAGGCCATCTTGAGGTCTGGCATCTGCTATGGATATAAAGATACTGAGTCTAATATAATTGATAATGCTGTAGCATTTCTTAGAAACAGCCAAGAGATTGATCCTTCACGCGAGCACTATTTTGAAGATTTAGTGCAGCTTGAGAAGTATATCTTAGCTGAATTGGTTTGTGTACTTAGAGAGGTTAGGCCATTCTTCAGTATCGGCGATGCAATGTGGTGTTTGTTAATTTGCGACATGAATGTGTCACATGCTTGTGCAATGGATGGTGACCCTTTAAGTTGTTTAGGTAGTGATGGCACTATGGATGGTGGTTCATCTAGCCAAATGGAATTGCAATCAACAGCAGAAATAAAAGTTCCTGAGTTCAGTTTTCCAAATCCTTGTAAATCGATTCCTGCAGGTTCTCATAATTCTCAATCCAAGAAACCCTTCGCGGTGGGAATTCCTGGCATGAATAACTCAAAGAATTCTCATGTTCTTGGTGGTGGACTCTTAGAGAATGGGGGTACCACTTTTGGATCTGATTGTGTTAATAAAGCTTTTACTACTGTTGCAACATCTCAATCTCCCCTGGTCGATGAAAAATGGGGGAATGTTAGGAAGTTCCATTCTGGCAGCACCAAGAGGGACTATGTTCTTCGACAAAAGTCGTTTCATGTGGAAAAGAATTATCGGACTTATGGATCCAAAGGGTCTTCAAGAGGAGGGAAGCTGAGTAGCTTTGGTAGTTTAATCTTGGATAAGAAACTTAAATCTGTGTCAGAATCTTCTACGATAAATTTAAAGAGTGCATCCTTACAGATAAGTAAGGCAATGGGGGTTGATGTGATTCAAGACAATAATGCTAATTTCTCATCCCCTGCCGGACCATCTGTCTCGACTTCATTCCGGTTGGATTCTGCTCCTGATCTCATCTCTAGATCGACCAATACTTCGTATTCAGTACATGCAGCAAATACTCTACCTGCATTCAGTAGTCCAGCTCCTTTATCAGCTACAGATACTGATCTTTCTCTTTCATTGTCTTCAAGAATCAAGTCTTCTCCGGCACCTGTCTACGTCAATAAGGAGGCACCTAGTAGTAGTCATGTGGGTTTATCATCTGACAAGCCCCTTGGTCAACGGGTACCACAAGATAGAAAGGATGAAATGATTTTGAAGCTGGTTCCAAGGGTTCGTGAGCTGCAAAATCAACTTCAAGAATGGACTGAATGGGCCAATCAAAAGGTTATGCAGGCTGCTCGTCGGCTGGGTAAGGATAAGGCTGAGCTCAAGACACTTCGACAAGAGAAAGAGGAAGTTGAGCGTCTTAAGAAAGAGAAACAATCTCTGGAAGAAAACACTCTGAAGAAGCTTTCCGAGATGGAAAATGCCTTATGCAAAGCAAGTGGACAGGTAGAGCGAGCTAATGCTGCTGTTAGGAAGCTTGAGGTTGAGAATGCTGCTTTAAGGAGAGAGATGGAGGCTGCTAAACTACGTGCTGCAGAAACTGCCGCAAGCTGTCAGGAGGTctcaaaaagggaaaagaaaaccCAAATGAAGTTTCAGTCTTGGGAGAAACAGAAATCCTTGTTTCAGGAAGAGCTAGTTACCGAAAAACGTAAATTAGCGCAGCTGCTGCAGGAACTAGAGCAATCTAAGGTGCAACAGGAACAAGCTGAG GCTAGATGGCAGCAAGAAGCGAAGGCGAAAGAAGAACTTCTTCTACAGGCCATTTCTATAAAAAAGGAAAGAGAACAGATTGAGGAGTCAGCAAAATCCAAAGAGGATATGATCAAATTGAAAGCGGAGAGAAATCTGCTCAAGTACAGAGATGATATCCATAAACTTGAAAAGGAAATTGCACAGCTGAGGTTGAAGACCGACTCTTCCAAGATCGCTGCACTGAGGATGGGCATTGATGGAAGCTATGCTGGCAGGTTCGCCGACCTCAAAAATGTTGCAGCCATGGGAGGGCCCCGGAATTCTTTTATAAGGGAGCTAGTCAGCGACTACTCAGTGACATCCGGTGGGGTTAAACGCGAACGCGAGTGTGTGATGTGCCTTTCGGAGGAGATGTCCGTGGTCTTCCTTCCCTGTGCACATCAGGTTGTTTGCACAACATGCAATGAGCTCCATGAAAAGCAAGGTATGCAAGATTGCCCTTCTTGCAGGAGCCCGATCCAGCGGCGTATCGCCGTACGGTATACACAtacataa
- the LOC107637999 gene encoding putative E3 ubiquitin-protein ligase RF298 isoform X1 → MVSLVASGSSQMSPSVSVQEKGSRNKRKFRADPPLGESNKIIPSPQSECLGYEFSAEKFEIAPAHGQAAACDLCSISQDHSADGLKLDLGLYSPGSASEVGPSHLKEGLEADEFNDADWNDLTEAQLEELVLSNLDTIFKSAIKKIAALGYTEEIATKAILRSGICYGYKDTESNIIDNAVAFLRNSQEIDPSREHYFEDLVQLEKYILAELVCVLREVRPFFSIGDAMWCLLICDMNVSHACAMDGDPLSCLGSDGTMDGGSSSQMELQSTAEIKVPEFSFPNPCKSIPAGSHNSQSKKPFAVGIPGMNNSKNSHVLGGGLLENGGTTFGSDCVNKAFTTVATSQSPLVDEKWGNVRKFHSGSTKRDYVLRQKSFHVEKNYRTYGSKGSSRGGKLSSFGSLILDKKLKSVSESSTINLKSASLQISKAMGVDVIQDNNANFSSPAGPSVSTSFRLDSAPDLISRSTNTSYSVHAANTLPAFSSPAPLSATDTDLSLSLSSRIKSSPAPVYVNKEAPSSSHVGLSSDKPLGQRVPQDRKDEMILKLVPRVRELQNQLQEWTEWANQKVMQAARRLGKDKAELKTLRQEKEEVERLKKEKQSLEENTLKKLSEMENALCKASGQVERANAAVRKLEVENAALRREMEAAKLRAAETAASCQEVSKREKKTQMKFQSWEKQKSLFQEELVTEKRKLAQLLQELEQSKVQQEQAEARWQQEAKAKEELLLQAISIKKEREQIEESAKSKEDMIKLKAERNLLKYRDDIHKLEKEIAQLRLKTDSSKIAALRMGIDGSYAGRFADLKNVAAMGGPRNSFIRELVSDYSVTSGGVKRERECVMCLSEEMSVVFLPCAHQVVCTTCNELHEKQGMQDCPSCRSPIQRRIAVRYTHT, encoded by the exons ATGGTTTCATTGGTTGCCAGTGGCAGCAGTCAAATGTCTCCTTCAGTTTCTGTCCAAGAAAAAGGAAGTAGAAATAAGAGAAAATTCAGGGCTGATCCTCCTTTGGGGGAGTCCAATAAGATTATTCCTTCACCCCAAAGTGAGTGCCTTGGTTATGAATTCTCTGCTGAGAAGTTTGAAATTGCCCCGGCTCATGGGCAAGCCGCGGCTTGTGACCTGTGTAGTATTAGCCAGGATCATTCTGCCGATGGATTGAAGCTTGATCTTGGGTTGTATAGTCCTGGAAGTGCATCTGAGGTCGGGCCTAGTCATCTAAAGGAAGGACTCGAGGCAGATGAATTCAACGATGCTGATTGGAATGATCTCACTGAAGCCCAATTGGAAGAGCTTGTCTTGAGTAATTTGGACACCATTTTCAAGAGTGCAATAAAAAAAATTGCTGCATTGGGATATACAGAAGAAATTGCAACTAAGGCCATCTTGAGGTCTGGCATCTGCTATGGATATAAAGATACTGAGTCTAATATAATTGATAATGCTGTAGCATTTCTTAGAAACAGCCAAGAGATTGATCCTTCACGCGAGCACTATTTTGAAGATTTAGTGCAGCTTGAGAAGTATATCTTAGCTGAATTGGTTTGTGTACTTAGAGAGGTTAGGCCATTCTTCAGTATCGGCGATGCAATGTGGTGTTTGTTAATTTGCGACATGAATGTGTCACATGCTTGTGCAATGGATGGTGACCCTTTAAGTTGTTTAGGTAGTGATGGCACTATGGATGGTGGTTCATCTAGCCAAATGGAATTGCAATCAACAGCAGAAATAAAAGTTCCTGAGTTCAGTTTTCCAAATCCTTGTAAATCGATTCCTGCAGGTTCTCATAATTCTCAATCCAAGAAACCCTTCGCGGTGGGAATTCCTGGCATGAATAACTCAAAGAATTCTCATGTTCTTGGTGGTGGACTCTTAGAGAATGGGGGTACCACTTTTGGATCTGATTGTGTTAATAAAGCTTTTACTACTGTTGCAACATCTCAATCTCCCCTGGTCGATGAAAAATGGGGGAATGTTAGGAAGTTCCATTCTGGCAGCACCAAGAGGGACTATGTTCTTCGACAAAAGTCGTTTCATGTGGAAAAGAATTATCGGACTTATGGATCCAAAGGGTCTTCAAGAGGAGGGAAGCTGAGTAGCTTTGGTAGTTTAATCTTGGATAAGAAACTTAAATCTGTGTCAGAATCTTCTACGATAAATTTAAAGAGTGCATCCTTACAGATAAGTAAGGCAATGGGGGTTGATGTGATTCAAGACAATAATGCTAATTTCTCATCCCCTGCCGGACCATCTGTCTCGACTTCATTCCGGTTGGATTCTGCTCCTGATCTCATCTCTAGATCGACCAATACTTCGTATTCAGTACATGCAGCAAATACTCTACCTGCATTCAGTAGTCCAGCTCCTTTATCAGCTACAGATACTGATCTTTCTCTTTCATTGTCTTCAAGAATCAAGTCTTCTCCGGCACCTGTCTACGTCAATAAGGAGGCACCTAGTAGTAGTCATGTGGGTTTATCATCTGACAAGCCCCTTGGTCAACGGGTACCACAAGATAGAAAGGATGAAATGATTTTGAAGCTGGTTCCAAGGGTTCGTGAGCTGCAAAATCAACTTCAAGAATGGACTGAATGGGCCAATCAAAAGGTTATGCAGGCTGCTCGTCGGCTGGGTAAGGATAAGGCTGAGCTCAAGACACTTCGACAAGAGAAAGAGGAAGTTGAGCGTCTTAAGAAAGAGAAACAATCTCTGGAAGAAAACACTCTGAAGAAGCTTTCCGAGATGGAAAATGCCTTATGCAAAGCAAGTGGACAGGTAGAGCGAGCTAATGCTGCTGTTAGGAAGCTTGAGGTTGAGAATGCTGCTTTAAGGAGAGAGATGGAGGCTGCTAAACTACGTGCTGCAGAAACTGCCGCAAGCTGTCAGGAGGTctcaaaaagggaaaagaaaaccCAAATGAAGTTTCAGTCTTGGGAGAAACAGAAATCCTTGTTTCAGGAAGAGCTAGTTACCGAAAAACGTAAATTAGCGCAGCTGCTGCAGGAACTAGAGCAATCTAAGGTGCAACAGGAACAAGCTGAG GCTAGATGGCAGCAAGAAGCGAAGGCGAAAGAAGAACTTCTTCTACAGGCCATTTCTATAAAAAAGGAAAGAGAACAGATTGAGGAGTCAGCAAAATCCAAAGAGGATATGATCAAATTGAAAGCGGAGAGAAATCTGCTCAAGTACAGAGATGATATCCATAAACTTGAAAAGGAAATTGCACAGCTGAGGTTGAAGACCGACTCTTCCAAGATCGCTGCACTGAGGATGGGCATTGATGGAAGCTATGCTGGCAGGTTCGCCGACCTCAAAAATGTTGCAGCCATGGGAGGGCCCCGGAATTCTTTTATAAGGGAGCTAGTCAGCGACTACTCAGTGACATCCGGTGGGGTTAAACGCGAACGCGAGTGTGTGATGTGCCTTTCGGAGGAGATGTCCGTGGTCTTCCTTCCCTGTGCACATCAGGTTGTTTGCACAACATGCAATGAGCTCCATGAAAAGCAAGGTATGCAAGATTGCCCTTCTTGCAGGAGCCCGATCCAGCGGCGTATCGCCGTACGGTATACACAtacataa